One window of the Ramlibacter henchirensis genome contains the following:
- a CDS encoding CaiB/BaiF CoA transferase family protein — MSPDTSPLARAAAEFPRHEPRPQGAPTALQGIRVVDFTHFIAGPLATMILADMGADVIKVESPARGDELRYYPPAVPGLQSQGGPFVWSNRNKRSVALDLKSADGLAVARDLIAQADVVVENFSTGVMQRFGLDWEACRKLNPRLVYCSVSAYGREGPFADRLGFDPVVQAESGFVSMNGYPDRMGVRASSAVMDIGTAMMVSNAILGALVARERQGEGQFVEVGLFDTGLLMTGWATMQHLVTGMEPQRNGNTSPDTCPSGVFEASDKPFYINCGNDKIYQRLAAQVLERPDLANDPVLKERNGRIERRDELFYHLNAEFGQHPWAYWQERMRAAQIPCGLVRTVGEAIRSPEAQARKLVTSIDHPELGAVPNIASPIRYERTPIADPVPAPSIGQHTAEVLAEVLGYGAPRIAELARGGAFGERVPAGTEPPVA; from the coding sequence ATGAGCCCCGACACTTCCCCGCTCGCTCGCGCGGCCGCCGAGTTCCCGCGCCACGAACCCCGCCCCCAAGGCGCGCCCACGGCGCTGCAGGGCATTCGCGTCGTCGACTTCACCCACTTCATCGCGGGCCCCCTGGCCACGATGATCCTGGCCGACATGGGCGCGGACGTCATCAAGGTCGAGTCGCCCGCGCGCGGCGACGAGCTGCGCTACTACCCGCCGGCGGTGCCGGGCTTGCAGTCGCAGGGCGGCCCCTTCGTCTGGAGCAACCGCAACAAGCGCAGTGTCGCGCTGGACCTCAAGTCCGCGGACGGCCTGGCGGTTGCACGCGACCTCATCGCGCAGGCCGATGTGGTGGTGGAGAACTTCTCCACCGGTGTGATGCAACGCTTCGGCCTGGACTGGGAGGCCTGCCGCAAGCTGAATCCACGTCTGGTCTACTGCTCGGTCTCTGCGTATGGCCGCGAAGGCCCGTTCGCCGACCGGCTGGGGTTCGACCCCGTGGTGCAGGCCGAGAGCGGCTTCGTCTCGATGAATGGCTACCCCGACCGCATGGGCGTGCGCGCTTCCTCGGCCGTCATGGACATCGGCACGGCCATGATGGTCTCGAACGCCATTCTCGGGGCCCTCGTCGCGCGTGAACGGCAAGGCGAAGGCCAGTTCGTCGAGGTCGGCCTGTTCGACACCGGCCTGCTGATGACCGGCTGGGCCACGATGCAGCACCTCGTCACCGGGATGGAGCCGCAGAGGAACGGCAACACCAGCCCGGACACCTGCCCTTCCGGCGTGTTCGAGGCCAGCGACAAACCGTTCTACATCAACTGCGGCAACGACAAGATCTACCAGCGGCTCGCCGCGCAGGTGCTGGAGCGGCCCGACCTCGCGAACGACCCCGTGCTGAAGGAACGCAACGGGCGGATCGAACGCAGGGATGAACTCTTCTACCACCTCAACGCCGAGTTCGGGCAGCACCCTTGGGCGTACTGGCAGGAGCGGATGCGGGCCGCGCAGATCCCTTGCGGACTGGTGCGCACCGTCGGCGAAGCGATCCGCTCGCCGGAGGCACAGGCCCGCAAGCTGGTGACGTCCATCGACCATCCCGAACTGGGCGCCGTCCCCAACATCGCGTCACCGATACGCTATGAGCGCACGCCCATCGCGGACCCGGTCCCGGCACCGTCGATCGGCCAGCACACGGCCGAAGTCCTGGCCGAGGTGCTGGGCTACGGCGCGCCGCGCATCGCCGAACTCGCCCGCGGTGGTGCGTTCGGCGAGCGGGTGCCCGCCGGCACGGAGCCGCCCGTCGCATGA
- a CDS encoding PDR/VanB family oxidoreductase: MQARIRSIRWEADHILGFRLEPLRGSHFPAFTAGAHIDVTLQPGMKRSYSLLNNPSQQDVYEIGVQLDPESRGGSQHIHEHWRTGQVIEVSEPRNLFPLKEDARHSILIAGGIGITPMLSMMARLESLGRSWEMHYAVRSRNRAAFLERLEGLHNVQVTIDDEPETPRLDLKALIASAPADSHVYCCGPAGMLTAFREHGGPLGDRMHYEYFSADTELARDGGYTLQLKRSGKVIEVASGESMLDALLGAGVDVGFACFEGVCGSCRVPVVDGVPDHRDQFLTQAERDANNAVMACCSGARTTSLTLDL, from the coding sequence ATGCAAGCCAGGATCCGCTCCATCCGCTGGGAGGCCGACCACATCCTCGGCTTCCGGCTGGAGCCGCTGCGGGGCTCGCACTTCCCCGCGTTCACGGCGGGAGCTCATATCGACGTGACGCTGCAGCCGGGCATGAAGCGCAGTTATTCGCTTCTGAACAATCCCTCGCAGCAGGATGTGTACGAGATCGGCGTGCAGCTCGATCCCGAGAGCCGCGGCGGCTCGCAGCACATCCACGAGCACTGGCGCACGGGCCAGGTGATCGAGGTGTCGGAGCCCCGCAACCTCTTCCCACTCAAGGAAGACGCGCGCCATTCCATCCTCATCGCCGGCGGGATCGGCATCACGCCCATGCTGTCGATGATGGCCCGGCTGGAGAGCCTGGGCCGCTCCTGGGAGATGCACTACGCGGTGCGCAGCCGCAACCGCGCCGCGTTCCTGGAGCGCCTGGAAGGGCTGCACAACGTGCAGGTCACCATCGACGACGAACCGGAGACGCCTCGCCTGGACCTGAAGGCGCTGATCGCCTCGGCACCGGCGGACTCGCACGTGTATTGCTGCGGCCCTGCCGGCATGCTCACCGCCTTCCGTGAGCACGGCGGCCCGCTGGGCGACCGGATGCACTACGAATACTTCTCGGCCGATACCGAGCTCGCCCGCGACGGCGGCTACACGCTGCAGCTCAAGCGCAGCGGAAAGGTGATCGAAGTCGCTTCCGGTGAATCCATGCTCGACGCGCTGCTTGGCGCCGGTGTCGACGTCGGCTTCGCCTGTTTCGAAGGGGTCTGCGGCAGTTGCCGCGTGCCCGTGGTCGATGGCGTGCCCGACCACCGTGACCAGTTCCTCACCCAGGCGGAAAGGGATGCCAACAACGCCGTGATGGCGTGCTGCTCCGGGGCCCGCACCACTTCGCTCACGCTGGACCTCTAG
- a CDS encoding SDR family NAD(P)-dependent oxidoreductase, with the protein MSTTKKSSVSFDFNGQSVLVTGAGRGVGEEIARLFHASGARVAVSDVDGDAARRVANALDDSGASAMPLTLDVRRKEAFESARDRIAAAWGRTDIVINNAGYAKRTPVQEITPEEFDDIVSINMKSVFLSCQVFSEHMRANGWGRIVNVTSLAGQNGGTVASAHYAAAKAGATMLSKYFAQQLAGSGVTVNAISPGPISTAKGRLSDEQIARVEKLVPIGRFGEASEIAAAAALLASDQGGFFVGATLDLNGGLFMR; encoded by the coding sequence ATGTCGACGACGAAGAAGAGCAGCGTGAGCTTTGATTTCAACGGCCAGTCGGTGCTGGTCACCGGCGCCGGCCGGGGCGTGGGCGAGGAGATCGCACGCCTGTTCCATGCGTCAGGCGCCCGAGTCGCCGTGAGCGATGTCGACGGAGACGCTGCACGGCGGGTCGCAAATGCCCTGGACGATTCCGGCGCGAGCGCCATGCCGCTCACCCTGGACGTGCGCCGCAAGGAAGCGTTCGAGTCCGCCCGCGACCGGATCGCGGCGGCCTGGGGCCGGACCGACATCGTGATCAACAACGCCGGCTACGCCAAGCGCACGCCGGTCCAGGAGATCACGCCGGAGGAATTCGACGACATCGTCTCGATCAACATGAAGAGCGTGTTCCTCAGCTGCCAGGTGTTCTCCGAGCACATGCGCGCGAACGGCTGGGGACGCATCGTGAACGTGACCTCGCTGGCGGGACAGAACGGAGGCACCGTGGCCTCGGCCCACTATGCGGCCGCGAAGGCGGGGGCCACCATGCTGTCGAAGTACTTCGCGCAGCAGCTGGCCGGCTCGGGCGTGACGGTGAACGCGATCTCCCCGGGGCCGATCTCGACGGCAAAGGGCCGCCTGTCGGACGAGCAGATCGCGCGAGTCGAGAAGCTGGTCCCGATCGGCCGCTTCGGCGAGGCCTCGGAGATCGCAGCCGCCGCGGCCCTGCTGGCTTCGGACCAGGGCGGATTCTTCGTCGGCGCGACGCTGGACCTGAACGGCGGGCTCTTCATGCGCTGA
- a CDS encoding aromatic ring-hydroxylating dioxygenase subunit alpha translates to MFVRNMWYVAGYSADVKPGKCLARRFLNEPVVLFRTQSGVLGALMDRCSHRAMPLSEGHVDGEIIRCPYHGLEFGPTGACARIPGQDRIPAAAGVRSYPVCERDDFIWIWMGEPEKADTTLIISNPEHRDPAWSWRPYYMHVKSNWQLLVDNILDLTHVAYIHANTIGGNPQTHFSANVSVEFDGSKVTLLRKMPDSVPPKTYIAAGGFKGKVDRWQQVEYQPGNGNVLRVNAGACDVGTGAYEGRRDNGFVLVNIHGVTPETETTTHYIWTICTNAPREAGVPDVLFDQFYETICEDERALEAQQRRISDTPDMRFLGIASDGAVNRARMLLQDMKKSETAATV, encoded by the coding sequence TCAAGCCGGGCAAGTGCCTCGCCCGCCGCTTTCTCAACGAACCGGTGGTGCTGTTCCGCACGCAGTCCGGTGTCCTCGGCGCGCTGATGGACCGCTGCAGCCACCGGGCGATGCCCCTGAGCGAAGGGCATGTGGACGGCGAGATCATCCGCTGCCCCTACCACGGGCTCGAGTTCGGCCCGACCGGCGCCTGCGCCCGCATCCCCGGCCAGGATCGCATTCCGGCGGCCGCCGGCGTTCGCTCGTATCCCGTGTGCGAGCGTGACGACTTCATCTGGATCTGGATGGGCGAGCCGGAAAAGGCCGATACCACCCTGATCATCAGCAATCCGGAGCACCGCGATCCGGCCTGGAGCTGGCGGCCTTACTACATGCACGTGAAGTCCAACTGGCAACTGCTGGTGGACAACATCCTGGACCTCACGCATGTGGCCTACATCCACGCCAACACGATCGGAGGCAACCCCCAGACGCATTTCAGCGCGAACGTGAGCGTGGAGTTCGATGGCAGCAAGGTCACGCTCCTGCGCAAGATGCCGGACTCGGTGCCACCCAAGACGTACATCGCCGCGGGGGGCTTCAAGGGCAAGGTCGACCGCTGGCAGCAGGTGGAATACCAGCCGGGCAACGGCAACGTCCTGCGCGTGAACGCGGGCGCCTGCGATGTCGGTACCGGGGCTTACGAAGGCCGCCGAGACAACGGCTTCGTGCTGGTGAACATCCACGGGGTCACGCCGGAGACGGAGACCACCACGCACTACATCTGGACCATCTGCACGAACGCGCCCCGCGAGGCAGGGGTGCCCGATGTGCTGTTCGATCAGTTCTACGAGACGATCTGTGAAGACGAACGCGCGCTGGAAGCCCAGCAGCGCCGCATCAGCGACACGCCTGACATGCGCTTCCTGGGCATCGCCAGCGATGGTGCGGTCAACCGCGCCCGCATGCTGCTGCAGGACATGAAGAAGAGCGAGACGGCAGCGACCGTCTAG
- a CDS encoding Bug family tripartite tricarboxylate transporter substrate binding protein: MNLSRRGALRLATVAIGAALSFAAAADTWPSRPIRLVVPFSAGGSTDQLARAIQQPMSEALGQPVVIDNKAGAGGAIGAEIVARAAPDGYTLVFGNSGPSAVASLLRKLPYDVQKDFRPISTVAMVPLALVASNKLPVRDFKEFLAYAKKPGVQINYGSVGIGSMAHLTGEYLNEAGGLSVQHVPYSGGGALGGAILSGEVETGWVNPLDGTAMVASGKARYLAVATPKRVSWMPDVPAIAEFIPGFESNAWFGMLAPKGTPDAIVKRLHEVIATAVARPDVRKLIEAKMAEPRSSTPQELEALIQSEIRQWQPVITRNNIKL, from the coding sequence ATGAATCTCTCGCGTCGCGGCGCCTTGCGCCTCGCCACCGTGGCCATCGGCGCCGCCCTCTCGTTCGCGGCGGCGGCCGATACCTGGCCCAGCCGACCGATCCGCCTGGTAGTGCCGTTCTCCGCCGGCGGCAGCACGGACCAGCTCGCCCGCGCCATCCAGCAACCGATGTCCGAGGCCCTCGGCCAGCCCGTCGTGATCGACAACAAGGCCGGCGCGGGCGGTGCCATCGGTGCGGAGATCGTCGCGCGCGCCGCGCCGGACGGCTACACGCTGGTGTTCGGCAATTCCGGGCCGAGCGCCGTGGCGTCCCTCCTGCGCAAGCTGCCGTACGACGTGCAGAAGGATTTCCGGCCGATCTCCACGGTGGCCATGGTGCCGCTGGCGCTGGTCGCCTCGAACAAGCTGCCGGTCCGCGATTTCAAGGAGTTCCTCGCTTACGCGAAGAAGCCGGGCGTGCAGATCAACTACGGCTCGGTGGGCATCGGTTCCATGGCCCACCTGACGGGCGAGTACCTCAACGAGGCCGGCGGCCTGAGCGTGCAGCACGTGCCGTACAGCGGTGGCGGCGCGCTGGGCGGCGCGATCCTCAGCGGCGAGGTCGAAACCGGATGGGTGAACCCGCTCGATGGCACCGCCATGGTGGCTTCGGGCAAGGCCCGCTACCTGGCGGTGGCCACACCCAAGCGCGTGAGCTGGATGCCAGACGTGCCCGCGATCGCCGAGTTCATCCCCGGCTTCGAGAGCAATGCCTGGTTCGGCATGCTCGCCCCGAAAGGCACCCCGGACGCGATCGTCAAGCGCCTGCACGAGGTGATCGCCACGGCTGTCGCGCGCCCCGACGTGCGCAAGCTGATCGAAGCCAAGATGGCCGAGCCCCGCAGCAGCACGCCGCAAGAACTCGAGGCGCTGATCCAGAGCGAGATCCGCCAGTGGCAACCTGTCATCACCAGGAACAACATCAAGCTATGA
- a CDS encoding Zn-ribbon domain-containing OB-fold protein — protein MKNESSYLPAGLPIPVAEADGLSAPYLAGLQQGRLLVQRCTHCGCWQFGPEWICHQCHAFDPAWVEVAPEGRIYSWERVWHPVHPALRERCPYVAVLVELPQAGNVRMVGNLLGDPMQDVRIGADVVGVYEHHPETSPPHSLLQWRLR, from the coding sequence ATGAAGAACGAATCCTCCTATCTCCCCGCCGGCCTGCCGATTCCCGTGGCCGAGGCGGATGGACTCTCCGCGCCCTACTTGGCCGGCCTGCAGCAGGGACGACTGCTGGTGCAGCGCTGCACGCACTGCGGCTGCTGGCAATTCGGTCCCGAATGGATCTGCCACCAGTGCCATGCCTTCGACCCGGCTTGGGTGGAGGTGGCCCCCGAGGGACGCATCTACAGCTGGGAACGCGTGTGGCATCCGGTGCATCCGGCACTGAGGGAGCGCTGCCCCTACGTCGCCGTGCTGGTGGAGCTGCCACAGGCCGGCAACGTGCGCATGGTCGGCAACCTGCTGGGTGACCCGATGCAGGACGTGCGCATCGGGGCCGACGTGGTGGGCGTGTACGAGCACCATCCGGAGACGTCGCCGCCGCACTCGCTGCTGCAATGGCGACTGCGCTGA
- a CDS encoding FAD-dependent oxidoreductase, giving the protein MATALSGSNDEFDLVVVGAGAGGMTAALVAALEGQRVLLAEASDQVGGTTSTSAGTLWVPGNPHGIRAGHRDSAQHAAMYLEALIGPDDERGRRRAFLDTTAEALEYLERRSSVVFASAGKHPDYLSIPGAAIAGRAVGPLPFDGRTLGEDFVRIRPPLPEFMLLGGMMVGKADIQALIRRYRSWRDFLHSAKLVARYASDRLRHPRGTRLVMGNALVARLFQSLRASKVDIRFGWRLRELDLREGRVVGASFVEEAGAVRQVAARAGVVLATGGVGHGASLRRELHEDGDRIYSLAAQDVRGDGLLAARRVGASIETHKLGNLFWQPVSVVPNASGRSGLFPHLFLDRAKPGLIAVNAQGRRFVDESASYHHFVEGLLPQGRGWLVCDAEFVRRYGLGVIPPGTQVPGRWARTGYIACEPSLDALARRAGIDANGLAQTVERMNGFAATGRDLDFGKGESEVGRFNGDPEHAPNPCLGPIVTPPFCALEVHAADAASSAGLATDRDGRVLRADGAPIPGLYACGNDAASIMQGTYPGPGTTLGPAIVFGYRIGRNVAREQVDSRGRGLSAS; this is encoded by the coding sequence ATGGCGACTGCGCTGAGCGGCAGCAACGACGAGTTCGACCTCGTCGTCGTGGGCGCCGGCGCGGGCGGCATGACCGCTGCGCTGGTCGCCGCGCTCGAAGGCCAGCGGGTGCTGCTGGCGGAGGCTTCCGACCAGGTCGGCGGAACGACCAGCACGTCCGCGGGCACGCTCTGGGTGCCAGGCAATCCACATGGCATCCGTGCCGGCCACCGCGATTCCGCGCAGCACGCCGCCATGTATCTCGAGGCGCTGATCGGGCCGGACGACGAGCGCGGCCGGCGCCGGGCCTTCCTCGACACCACGGCCGAAGCGCTCGAGTACCTGGAGCGGCGCAGCTCCGTGGTGTTCGCGAGCGCGGGCAAGCATCCAGACTACCTCTCCATCCCGGGCGCCGCCATCGCCGGCCGCGCCGTCGGGCCGCTGCCCTTCGACGGGCGAACGCTCGGCGAGGATTTCGTACGCATTCGTCCGCCTCTGCCCGAGTTCATGCTGCTGGGCGGGATGATGGTCGGCAAGGCGGACATCCAGGCGCTGATCCGCCGCTACCGCTCCTGGAGGGATTTCCTCCACAGCGCGAAGCTGGTGGCGCGATATGCATCGGACCGGCTGCGGCATCCCCGTGGCACCCGGCTGGTGATGGGCAACGCCCTGGTGGCACGCCTCTTCCAGAGCCTGCGGGCCTCGAAGGTGGATATCCGCTTCGGCTGGCGCCTGCGTGAGCTCGACCTGCGCGAGGGCCGTGTCGTCGGAGCTTCGTTCGTGGAGGAGGCCGGTGCCGTGCGCCAGGTCGCCGCGCGAGCAGGCGTGGTGCTCGCGACCGGCGGCGTCGGCCATGGCGCTTCGCTGCGTCGAGAACTGCACGAAGACGGCGATCGCATCTATTCGTTGGCGGCGCAGGACGTGCGCGGTGACGGCCTGCTCGCCGCGCGGCGTGTTGGCGCGAGCATCGAGACGCACAAGCTGGGCAACCTGTTCTGGCAGCCGGTCTCGGTGGTGCCCAACGCTTCCGGCAGGAGCGGTCTCTTCCCACACCTGTTCCTCGACCGGGCCAAGCCAGGGCTGATCGCAGTCAATGCCCAGGGCCGCCGGTTCGTGGACGAATCCGCTTCGTACCATCATTTCGTCGAGGGGCTGCTGCCGCAGGGGCGCGGCTGGCTGGTCTGCGACGCGGAGTTCGTGCGCCGCTATGGCCTCGGCGTGATCCCGCCGGGCACGCAGGTGCCGGGTCGCTGGGCACGCACCGGGTACATCGCGTGCGAACCCAGCCTGGATGCGTTGGCGCGCCGCGCCGGCATCGACGCGAACGGGTTGGCGCAGACAGTCGAGCGAATGAACGGCTTCGCGGCCACCGGCCGCGACCTCGACTTCGGCAAGGGTGAGTCCGAGGTGGGCCGGTTCAACGGCGATCCGGAGCACGCGCCGAATCCCTGCCTCGGGCCCATCGTCACGCCACCGTTCTGTGCGCTGGAAGTCCACGCGGCGGATGCCGCATCGAGTGCGGGCCTGGCCACGGATCGGGACGGACGGGTGCTGCGTGCCGATGGTGCGCCGATCCCGGGGCTCTACGCCTGCGGCAATGACGCCGCTTCCATCATGCAGGGCACCTACCCGGGTCCCGGCACTACGCTCGGGCCGGCGATCGTGTTCGGCTACCGCATCGGACGCAACGTGGCACGCGAGCAGGTCGACTCGCGCGGGCGCGGCCTGAGCGCGAGCTGA
- a CDS encoding Rieske 2Fe-2S domain-containing protein, with the protein MKHEDSVDLTRVGPGTVMGEFMRQYWMPAALSSEVKADGEPVRLMLLGEKLIAFRDSEGRVGILDHRCPHRCASLFLGRNEESGIRCVYHGWKFDVSGRCVDMPNVPVRQDFKDKVHAKAYRTAERNGLVWVYMGRQQASPPPLPNIEANLIPDNEIWCLQRECNWLQALEGDIDTSHVGFLHVGMLSPEDLDEDHPMRPTVVNRTPEYEVRSTDWGAMYGGFRPNDDGNMSWRVAHFMFPFWTQTPNARFSTRAIARAWVPMDDEHSMLFDISGGIDEGNPAYISKRKTGEPLYEKFVYEPNTTDWYGRWRCRDRQHNDWGLDRESQRNGTQYTGIPNITIQDQAVTESMGPITDHAHEHLAPTDQMIARTRRIVLMAARAWRDKGVLPPGAHQPDVFMGARAGSFLHDPKVSLDDAYREQLEKAVRWKPEAKAVAEA; encoded by the coding sequence ATGAAGCACGAAGACAGCGTCGACCTGACGCGCGTGGGGCCCGGCACGGTGATGGGCGAATTCATGCGGCAGTACTGGATGCCGGCGGCCCTGTCTTCCGAGGTGAAGGCCGACGGCGAACCGGTACGCCTCATGCTGCTGGGCGAGAAGCTGATCGCCTTCCGTGACTCGGAAGGCCGGGTCGGCATCCTGGACCACCGCTGCCCGCACCGCTGCGCGTCGCTGTTCCTGGGCCGCAACGAGGAAAGCGGGATCCGCTGCGTGTACCACGGCTGGAAGTTCGACGTCTCCGGGCGCTGCGTCGACATGCCCAACGTACCGGTGCGCCAGGACTTCAAGGACAAGGTGCACGCCAAGGCCTACCGCACCGCGGAGCGCAACGGCCTGGTCTGGGTGTACATGGGCAGGCAGCAGGCCTCCCCTCCCCCGCTGCCGAACATCGAGGCCAACCTGATCCCGGACAACGAGATCTGGTGCCTGCAACGCGAATGCAACTGGCTGCAGGCGCTTGAAGGCGACATCGACACCTCGCACGTGGGCTTCCTGCACGTGGGCATGCTCTCGCCCGAAGACCTGGACGAAGACCATCCGATGCGGCCGACGGTGGTCAACCGCACGCCCGAGTACGAGGTGCGCAGCACCGACTGGGGTGCCATGTATGGCGGCTTCCGTCCGAACGACGACGGCAACATGTCCTGGCGTGTCGCGCACTTCATGTTCCCGTTCTGGACGCAGACCCCCAACGCGCGCTTCTCGACACGCGCCATCGCACGCGCCTGGGTGCCGATGGACGACGAGCACAGCATGCTGTTCGACATTTCCGGCGGCATCGACGAAGGCAACCCGGCCTACATCTCCAAGCGCAAGACGGGCGAGCCGCTGTACGAGAAGTTCGTCTACGAGCCCAACACCACGGACTGGTACGGCCGCTGGCGCTGCCGGGACCGCCAGCACAACGACTGGGGCCTCGACCGCGAGTCGCAGCGCAACGGGACGCAGTACACCGGCATCCCCAACATCACCATCCAGGACCAGGCCGTGACCGAGAGCATGGGGCCGATCACCGACCACGCCCACGAGCACCTGGCGCCTACCGACCAGATGATCGCGCGCACCCGCCGCATCGTGCTGATGGCCGCCCGCGCCTGGCGCGACAAGGGCGTGCTGCCGCCCGGCGCCCACCAGCCTGACGTCTTCATGGGTGCCCGCGCCGGCTCGTTCCTGCACGACCCGAAGGTGTCGCTGGACGACGCCTACCGCGAGCAGCTCGAGAAAGCTGTGCGCTGGAAGCCCGAGGCCAAGGCCGTGGCCGAGGCCTGA
- a CDS encoding thiolase C-terminal domain-containing protein, with product MNARTLRGKVAVVGIGETTYYKHGQSPDPEFKLALKAILAACKDAGIEPRRIDGFASYSDDRNDATRLAVALGLPHLRSATMQWGGGGGGCCAAVANGAAAIATGQADCVVVFRSLNQGQHGRFGQAAGAGAGAATVSGERSYLVPYGVISPPQRFAMRVQRYMHEHGVRQEALRAIAMASYHHAQNNPRAVMHGKPLDEAKYDASRWIVEPFHLFDCCMENDGAAALVLMDAERAADCAQKPVYLLGAAAGSGLRFGSHAHNSAEYASANFGVVAPDLYRMAGLGPKDVGVVQAYENFTGGVLMALAEHGFFGPEEANEFLRLENLVAPSGRLPLNTSGGNLAECYMHGFELLLEAVRQVRGTSTNQATRNDVALVVGGPMVSPVSDLLLGSKAVL from the coding sequence ATGAACGCGCGCACGCTCCGGGGCAAGGTCGCCGTGGTCGGCATCGGTGAGACGACCTACTACAAGCACGGCCAGTCGCCCGACCCGGAGTTCAAGCTCGCGCTGAAGGCGATCCTCGCAGCGTGCAAGGACGCCGGCATCGAGCCGCGCCGCATCGATGGATTCGCTTCCTACAGCGACGACCGCAACGACGCCACGCGGCTGGCGGTGGCGCTGGGCCTGCCCCACCTGCGGTCCGCGACGATGCAGTGGGGCGGGGGCGGGGGCGGCTGCTGCGCGGCCGTGGCGAACGGCGCCGCTGCGATCGCGACCGGCCAGGCGGATTGCGTGGTGGTGTTCCGCTCGCTCAACCAGGGCCAGCATGGCCGCTTCGGGCAGGCTGCGGGCGCAGGGGCGGGTGCGGCCACGGTCAGTGGCGAGCGCTCCTATCTCGTGCCTTACGGCGTGATCTCGCCGCCGCAGCGCTTCGCGATGCGCGTGCAGCGCTACATGCACGAGCACGGCGTGCGCCAGGAAGCGCTGCGCGCGATCGCGATGGCGTCCTACCACCACGCGCAGAACAACCCGCGTGCGGTGATGCACGGCAAGCCGCTCGACGAAGCGAAGTACGACGCTTCGCGCTGGATCGTCGAGCCGTTCCACCTGTTCGACTGCTGCATGGAGAACGACGGCGCCGCCGCCCTGGTCCTGATGGACGCCGAGCGCGCGGCGGACTGCGCCCAGAAGCCGGTCTACCTGCTCGGCGCGGCGGCGGGATCGGGCTTGCGCTTCGGCAGCCATGCGCACAACTCGGCCGAGTACGCCTCGGCCAATTTCGGCGTCGTGGCCCCGGACCTGTACCGCATGGCCGGGCTTGGCCCGAAAGACGTCGGCGTGGTGCAGGCCTACGAGAACTTCACCGGCGGCGTGCTGATGGCGCTGGCGGAACACGGCTTCTTCGGACCGGAAGAAGCGAACGAATTCCTCCGGCTGGAGAACCTGGTCGCGCCGAGCGGTCGGTTGCCCCTGAACACCAGCGGCGGCAACCTGGCCGAGTGCTACATGCACGGCTTCGAGCTGCTGCTGGAAGCGGTGCGGCAGGTGCGCGGAACGTCGACCAACCAGGCGACGCGCAACGACGTCGCGCTCGTCGTCGGCGGGCCGATGGTGTCCCCCGTGAGCGACCTGCTGTTGGGGTCGAAGGCCGTCTTGTGA